In Streptomyces sp. ML-6, the genomic stretch CCTCGATCGCGACGTGCGCGATGTCCTCGACCTCCACCGGGTCCAGGCCCGCGTCGGCCAGCAGCCGCGCGAGGGCCGGGTCCAGGCCGCACTCCATGGCGTCGGGCCCGTAGGACTCGTCGCCGCCGCAGCCGCAGCCGTCCCCGCAGCCGCCCTCGGAGGCTGCGGACGCGCCGATCTGGATCAGCGGTACGTCCACGGGGGTGGGGTGCGGGTTCTCTTCGGGCGTGCTCACGGTTACGGCTCCTCGGTGACGTCGGCGGGGTGGGTCTGGGGTGCGGCCGCGCGGTCTGGTTCCCGCGCGGAATCTACGGGGCCGAAGGCCTCGGTCCGGGTCGTGGTGAGGACCGGCCGGCGCCCCGGGGCGATCCGGACGACGACGTGGCGGCGCCAGTTCTCGTCGTCGCGCTCGGGCAGGTCCTCGCGCCAGTGGCAGCCGCGGGTCTCCTCGCGCCGCAGGGCGGCGGCGACCAGGACGCGCGAGACGAGCAGCAGGTTGGTGGCCTCCCACGCCTCGACGCCGGGCACCGCGACCTTGGGCTCGGCCGTCTCCACCGCCGAGGCGGCGCCCTCGTGCAGGGCCTCCAGCTCGGCCGCGGCGGCGGTCAGGCTCGCGGCGGAGCGCAGCACCCCGGCGCCCCGGGTCATGATCCGCTGGATCGCGGTCCGGGACTCGGGGGTGATCAGCGGGGCGGGGGCGGAGCCGGACCCGGTGACCGGGGCGCCCGCGCGGGGCCGGTCCGCGACGATGTCCGCCGCGATGCGCTCGGCGAAGACCAGCCCCTCCAGGAGGGAGTTGGACGCCAGCCGGTTCGCGCCGTGCACCCCGGTGCAGGCGACCTCGCCGCAGGCGTACAGGCCGGGCACCGTCGTACGGCCCCGCAGGTCGGTGCGGACGCCGCCGGAGGCGTAGTGCGCGGCGGGGGCGACCGGAATCGGTTCGGTGACCGGGTCGATGCCGTGGGCGCGGCAGGCGGCCAGGATCGTGGGGAAGCGGCGCTCCCACATCTCGGCGCCGAAGTGGCGGGCGTCGAGGTACATGTGCTCGGTGCCGCGCAGTTCCATCCGGCGGGTGATGGCCTTGGCGACGATGTCGCGCGGCGCCAGCTCCGCCAGTTCGTGCTGTCCGAGCATGAAGCGCGTGCCGGACGCGTCGACGAGATGGGCGCCCTCGCCCCGTACCGCCTCCGACACCAGGGGCTGCTGGCCCTCGGAGTCGGCGCCGAGGAAGAGGACCGTGGGATGGAACTGGACGAATTCCAGGTCGGAGACCTCCGCGCCGGCCCGCAGCGCCAGGGCCACGCCGTCGCCGGTGGAGACCGCCGGGTTGGTCGTGGCGGAGAAGACCTGGCCCATGCCGCCGGTGGCGAGGACCACCGCGGGGGCCCGGACCGCGCCGACGCCGTCGTGCTGGCCCTCGCCCATGACGTGCAGGGTGACGCCCGCGGTGCGGCCCTCGGCGTCGGTGAGGAGGTCCAGGACGAGCGCGTTCTCGACGGTGTGCAGGGCGGCCGCGCGGACCGCGTCTACCAGGGCGCGGGAGATCTCGGCGCCCGTCGCGTCGCCGCCGGCGTGGGCGATGCGGTTGCGGTGGTGGCCGCCCTCGCGGGTCAGCGCGATGTCGCCGCCGTCCGTGGTGTCGAAGCGGGCGCCCGTCGCGATCAGCCGGCGCACCGCGTCGGGGCCCTCGGTGACCAGGGTGCGCACCGCGTCCTCGTCGCACAGCCCGGCGCCCGCGACCAGGGTGTCGTCCAGGTGCTGCCGGGGGGTGTCGCCCTCGCCGAGGGCCGCCGCGATGCCGCCCTGCGCCCAGCGGGTGGAACCGTCGTCGAGGCGGGCCTTGGTGACGACGACGGTGGCGAGGCCCGCGGCGGCGCAGCGCAGTGCGGCGGTGAGACCGGCCACGCCGGAACCGACCACCACGACGTCGGCGTCGATGGACCAGCCGGGGGCGGGGGCGGTCAGCCGTATTCCGGTCACGGGGTGGCTCCGAAGGTCAGCGGGATGTTGTCGATCAGGCGGGTGCGGCCCACCCGTGCGGCGACCGCGAGGATCGCGTCGCCGGTGGTCCGGTCGTCGGGGATCTCGGTGAAGTCGGCCGGGTCCACGAGCGCCAGGTAGTCCAGGACGAGCGGCGGCTGGGCGGCCGCCGCGTCCTCGAGGACGAGGGACGCCGCGGCGCGCACCGCCGACGGCCCGTCGACCGGGCGGGCCAGGGCCACCGCCTGGGTGTCGGCGGCGGCGCGGGCCTCGCCGAGCGCGGTGAGCGCGGCGGCCCGGCCGGTGGTGGCGGTGGTGATCTGCGCGCGGGCGTGCAGCGCCTGCTGGGCGGCGAGCCGGTCGCGGGCCGCGAACAGGGCCCGGGACAGGGCCAGGGCGGTGCGCCGCTCCGCCGCGTCCAGGAAGCGGTTGCGGCTGGAGAGCGCGAGGCCGTCCGGCTCGCGGACCGTCGCCACGCCGACGATCTCCACGGGGAAGTTCAGGTCGCGCACCATGCGGCGGATCAGTGCCAGCTGCTGGGCGTCCTTCTGCCCGTAGAACGCGAGGTCGGGGCGGGTCAGGTGGAGGAGCTTGG encodes the following:
- a CDS encoding L-aspartate oxidase; amino-acid sequence: MTGIRLTAPAPGWSIDADVVVVGSGVAGLTAALRCAAAGLATVVVTKARLDDGSTRWAQGGIAAALGEGDTPRQHLDDTLVAGAGLCDEDAVRTLVTEGPDAVRRLIATGARFDTTDGGDIALTREGGHHRNRIAHAGGDATGAEISRALVDAVRAAALHTVENALVLDLLTDAEGRTAGVTLHVMGEGQHDGVGAVRAPAVVLATGGMGQVFSATTNPAVSTGDGVALALRAGAEVSDLEFVQFHPTVLFLGADSEGQQPLVSEAVRGEGAHLVDASGTRFMLGQHELAELAPRDIVAKAITRRMELRGTEHMYLDARHFGAEMWERRFPTILAACRAHGIDPVTEPIPVAPAAHYASGGVRTDLRGRTTVPGLYACGEVACTGVHGANRLASNSLLEGLVFAERIAADIVADRPRAGAPVTGSGSAPAPLITPESRTAIQRIMTRGAGVLRSAASLTAAAAELEALHEGAASAVETAEPKVAVPGVEAWEATNLLLVSRVLVAAALRREETRGCHWREDLPERDDENWRRHVVVRIAPGRRPVLTTTRTEAFGPVDSAREPDRAAAPQTHPADVTEEP
- the panC gene encoding pantoate--beta-alanine ligase; amino-acid sequence: MTRTTGTTGTTGAPAPALLRTAAELGAFAPLRGPRAVVMTMGALHEGHATLIRAARRAAGPDGQVVVTVFVNPLQFGEAADLERYPRTLDADLAVAGAAGADVVFAPSVDEVYPGGEPQVRISAGPMGERLEGASRPGHFDGMLTVVAKLLHLTRPDLAFYGQKDAQQLALIRRMVRDLNFPVEIVGVATVREPDGLALSSRNRFLDAAERRTALALSRALFAARDRLAAQQALHARAQITTATTGRAAALTALGEARAAADTQAVALARPVDGPSAVRAAASLVLEDAAAAQPPLVLDYLALVDPADFTEIPDDRTTGDAILAVAARVGRTRLIDNIPLTFGATP